The following coding sequences are from one Roseburia hominis A2-183 window:
- the nusG gene encoding transcription termination/antitermination protein NusG yields MAEAHWYVVHTYSGYENKVKANIDKTIENRHLEDQILEVRVPMQEVVELKNGAKKSVSKKMFPGYVLINMVMNDDTWYVVRNTRGVTGFVGPGSKPVPLTDMEMRPLGIKTENIEVDFAEGDTVVVTGGVWKDTIGVIQAMNPGKQSVTINVELFGRETPVEISFADVKLAN; encoded by the coding sequence ATGGCAGAGGCACACTGGTATGTAGTTCATACCTACTCAGGATATGAGAATAAGGTAAAAGCGAACATTGACAAGACAATTGAGAACCGGCATCTGGAAGACCAGATCTTAGAGGTCCGCGTACCGATGCAGGAGGTCGTTGAGCTGAAGAACGGCGCAAAGAAATCCGTATCAAAGAAGATGTTTCCGGGATACGTGCTTATCAATATGGTTATGAATGATGACACTTGGTACGTTGTCAGAAATACCCGTGGTGTTACCGGATTTGTTGGTCCGGGATCGAAGCCGGTACCGCTTACCGATATGGAAATGAGACCGCTTGGGATCAAGACAGAGAACATTGAGGTTGATTTTGCTGAGGGAGACACCGTAGTTGTCACCGGAGGAGTCTGGAAAGATACCATCGGCGTGATTCAGGCGATGAATCCTGGCAAGCAGAGCGTGACCATCAATGTTGAGCTTTTCGGCCGCGAAACGCCGGTAGAAATAAGTTTCGCAGATGTAAAGCTTGCAAATTAA
- the rplJ gene encoding 50S ribosomal protein L10, with protein MAKVELKQPIVQEISENIKDAQSVVVVDYRGLTVAEDTQLRKALREAGVTYKVYKNTLVSRAVEGTQFESLRDVLEGPNAFAISTTDATAPARVLADFAKKAPALEVKAGVVEGNFYDEAGMKAISSIPSREVLLSKLLGSLQSPITNLARVLNQIAEKGGAADAAVEAAPAEEAPAAEAAETPAE; from the coding sequence GTGGCAAAGGTAGAATTAAAACAGCCTATCGTACAGGAAATTTCTGAAAACATCAAAGATGCGCAGTCTGTTGTAGTCGTTGATTACCGCGGACTTACCGTTGCAGAGGATACTCAGTTACGTAAAGCATTAAGAGAAGCTGGTGTTACTTATAAAGTATATAAGAACACATTAGTAAGCCGTGCCGTAGAGGGAACACAGTTCGAGAGCTTAAGAGACGTTCTTGAGGGACCGAATGCATTCGCAATTTCTACGACAGACGCAACAGCTCCGGCAAGAGTATTAGCAGATTTCGCTAAGAAAGCTCCGGCTCTTGAAGTAAAAGCAGGCGTAGTTGAGGGTAACTTCTATGACGAGGCAGGCATGAAGGCAATCTCTTCGATTCCGTCAAGAGAAGTTCTTCTTTCCAAGTTACTTGGAAGCTTACAGTCTCCGATTACCAATCTTGCCCGCGTTCTTAATCAGATCGCAGAAAAGGGCGGTGCAGCTGACGCGGCAGTAGAGGCTGCTCCGGCAGAGGAAGCTCCTGCAGCAGAAGCAGCAGAGACTCCGGCAGAATAA
- the fliD gene encoding flagellar filament capping protein FliD — MAVIDSAYQYYLSTYAGSGTSRYDTHKKSQLRAVYNNIVKVNKDSPLYKINFTRDTGRFAIDIKEQARSIENFIAALSNNAPDDNAEHAFSRKIAQSSDEDAVSVQYIGSNMDADNSKQFDVTVERLATPQVNRGVYLAPGASDFVPGNYSFDLNTNLSSYEFQYTISGRDTNETVQRKIMRLINNANIGLNATLVSNDRGQNALSITSQQTGLSDNEQYLFEIMPAPDSGSIRAMRTLGINDITEMPVNSLFLLNGTEHSSLSNTFTVNNAFELTLKAPSAGGETATIGFKADTDAIADNVQSLVNVYNNMIQLGHNYHGSQESGKLLHDMESVAKSYFNELESIGLNLQQDGSIHIDKSLLTDAVSAPDARESFHTLNNFKNGLQRKATQASIDPISYVSKVLIAYKNPGHNFAAAYHSSVYSGLMLDTYC; from the coding sequence ATGGCAGTCATCGACAGTGCCTATCAGTATTACCTGAGCACTTATGCCGGTTCCGGCACGTCTCGCTACGACACGCACAAAAAAAGCCAGCTGCGCGCCGTATACAATAATATTGTCAAAGTTAATAAAGATTCCCCCCTTTACAAAATCAATTTTACCAGGGATACCGGCCGTTTTGCCATCGACATCAAGGAGCAGGCCCGCTCGATCGAGAATTTTATCGCGGCGCTTTCAAACAATGCTCCGGACGACAATGCGGAACACGCTTTTTCCCGGAAAATTGCGCAGTCTTCTGATGAGGACGCTGTGAGTGTGCAGTACATCGGCTCGAACATGGACGCGGACAACTCCAAGCAGTTCGATGTGACGGTAGAACGTCTCGCCACACCGCAGGTCAACCGCGGCGTCTATCTTGCCCCGGGCGCAAGCGACTTTGTGCCGGGCAATTACAGCTTCGACTTGAATACCAATCTGAGTTCTTATGAATTCCAGTACACAATCAGCGGCAGGGACACCAACGAGACCGTGCAGCGCAAGATCATGCGGCTGATCAACAATGCCAATATCGGCTTAAACGCCACACTGGTCTCCAACGACCGCGGACAGAATGCGCTTTCCATCACGTCGCAGCAGACCGGTCTCAGCGATAACGAGCAGTACCTGTTTGAGATTATGCCGGCGCCGGACAGCGGTTCCATACGTGCCATGCGCACGCTTGGCATCAATGATATCACGGAAATGCCGGTCAATTCGCTCTTTTTGTTAAACGGTACCGAACATTCGTCACTGTCCAACACATTTACCGTCAACAACGCTTTTGAACTGACGCTGAAAGCCCCCAGTGCTGGCGGGGAAACCGCAACGATCGGCTTCAAAGCGGATACGGATGCGATCGCAGACAATGTGCAGTCGCTGGTCAACGTCTACAACAACATGATACAGCTCGGTCACAATTACCACGGCAGTCAGGAGTCCGGCAAGCTTCTCCACGATATGGAGAGCGTTGCAAAGTCCTATTTCAACGAGTTGGAATCCATCGGGCTAAATCTGCAGCAGGACGGATCGATCCATATTGACAAGAGCCTGTTGACCGACGCCGTTTCCGCACCAGACGCGCGCGAAAGTTTTCATACCCTGAATAATTTCAAAAACGGTCTTCAACGCAAAGCCACCCAGGCTTCCATCGACCCGATCAGCTATGTCAGCAAAGTCCTGATTGCCTACAAGAATCCGGGGCACAATTTTGCGGCGGCTTATCACTCTTCGGTGTATTCCGGTCTGATGCTTGATACCTATTGTTAA
- the rplA gene encoding 50S ribosomal protein L1, which yields MKRGKKYQDAVKSFDKANQYDVAEAISLVKKNATAKFDETIELHIKTGCDGRHAEQQIRGAVVLPHGTGKTVKVLVFAKGVKLDEAQAAGADYVGGEELVPKIQNEGWLDFDVIVATPDMMGVVGRLGRVLGPKGLMPNPKAGTVTMDVTKAINDIKAGKIEYRLDKTNIIHVPVGKASFTEEQLSDNFQTLMGAINKAKPSSLKGQYVKSATLTSTMGPGVKLNVTKITN from the coding sequence ATGAAAAGAGGAAAGAAATATCAGGACGCTGTAAAGTCTTTTGACAAGGCGAATCAGTACGATGTTGCTGAGGCAATCAGCTTAGTAAAAAAGAACGCTACAGCGAAGTTTGATGAGACAATCGAGCTTCATATTAAGACCGGTTGTGATGGACGTCATGCAGAGCAGCAGATCCGTGGCGCAGTTGTACTGCCGCACGGAACAGGTAAGACTGTAAAAGTTTTAGTATTCGCAAAGGGCGTAAAGTTAGATGAGGCACAGGCAGCAGGCGCTGACTACGTTGGAGGCGAGGAGTTAGTTCCGAAGATCCAGAACGAGGGTTGGTTAGACTTTGATGTGATCGTTGCTACACCTGACATGATGGGCGTTGTTGGACGTCTCGGTCGTGTACTTGGACCGAAGGGCTTAATGCCGAACCCGAAGGCTGGAACTGTTACAATGGATGTTACCAAGGCTATCAACGACATCAAAGCTGGTAAGATTGAGTACAGATTGGACAAGACCAACATTATCCACGTGCCAGTAGGAAAAGCTTCTTTCACTGAGGAGCAGTTAAGCGACAACTTCCAGACCCTTATGGGTGCTATCAACAAAGCGAAACCGTCCAGCTTAAAAGGTCAGTATGTAAAGAGCGCAACTCTTACATCTACCATGGGACCTGGCGTTAAGTTAAACGTAACCAAGATCACAAACTAG
- the rpmG gene encoding 50S ribosomal protein L33 — translation MRTKITLACTECKNRNYNTTKDKKAHPDRMETKKYCRFCKTHTLHKETK, via the coding sequence GTGCGCACGAAAATAACATTGGCATGTACTGAGTGTAAGAATCGTAATTACAACACGACAAAGGACAAGAAAGCTCATCCGGACAGAATGGAAACCAAGAAGTATTGTAGATTCTGCAAGACTCATACATTACACAAGGAAACCAAATAG
- the rplL gene encoding 50S ribosomal protein L7/L12, which yields MAKMTTAEFIDAIKELSVLELNDLVKACEEEFGVSAAAGVVVAAAGAGDGAAAEEKTEFDVELTEVGPNKVKVIKVVREATGLGLKEAKDLVDGAPKVLKEAADKATADDIKAKLEAEGAKVTLK from the coding sequence ATGGCAAAGATGACAACAGCAGAATTTATTGATGCTATCAAAGAGTTAAGCGTATTAGAGTTAAACGACTTAGTAAAGGCTTGCGAGGAAGAGTTCGGCGTATCTGCAGCAGCAGGCGTTGTAGTTGCAGCAGCAGGTGCTGGTGACGGCGCAGCAGCAGAAGAGAAGACTGAGTTCGACGTTGAGTTAACAGAGGTTGGCCCGAACAAGGTTAAGGTTATCAAGGTTGTTCGTGAGGCAACTGGCTTAGGCTTAAAGGAAGCTAAGGATCTCGTTGATGGAGCTCCTAAGGTTCTCAAAGAGGCTGCTGACAAGGCAACCGCTGACGACATCAAGGCTAAACTTGAGGCTGAGGGCGCAAAGGTTACTTTAAAATAA
- the secE gene encoding preprotein translocase subunit SecE: MGETENKAAQKESFFSGLSAEFKKIIWPDNKSLARQTAAVVAVSVVMGLVIALLDFVIQYGVDFLVGLSF; encoded by the coding sequence ATGGGAGAAACCGAGAACAAAGCTGCTCAGAAAGAGAGCTTTTTTAGCGGCCTGTCGGCTGAATTCAAAAAGATCATTTGGCCGGACAACAAATCACTTGCAAGACAGACAGCAGCCGTTGTTGCTGTTTCCGTAGTAATGGGTCTTGTGATCGCGCTTCTGGATTTTGTGATTCAGTATGGCGTTGATTTCCTTGTTGGTTTAAGTTTTTAA
- a CDS encoding flagellin, producing MNGITSMQRSSTSYADYGKFASGKKVNRAADGAAELAIIQKQETQTRSYKVGENNIGAAKDMLNVADGAMSGITDYLQKIRELGVRASNTVTITDAERTSIQAQIEQYKQGISDIAKQTSFNTKPLLDGTSQKYNIMTDATGNGMKITTADATLQALGIADFDVTKDFDLTQVDDALARVSAGRSGMGAQSNALEYAYRYSTNTRLNVTAGKSRLEDLDYGQAVSEQKKKQTLQQYAFFMQKKQMEQRTRAAANFLVS from the coding sequence ATGAACGGTATTACTTCGATGCAGCGAAGCAGCACATCTTATGCAGATTACGGGAAATTTGCAAGCGGCAAAAAAGTGAACCGGGCGGCAGACGGTGCGGCGGAGCTTGCGATCATCCAGAAGCAGGAGACGCAGACCAGAAGCTATAAGGTCGGGGAGAACAACATTGGCGCGGCAAAAGATATGCTGAATGTGGCGGATGGCGCAATGAGCGGGATTACGGATTATCTTCAGAAGATCCGTGAACTTGGTGTTCGGGCGTCCAATACGGTGACGATCACAGATGCGGAGCGGACAAGTATTCAGGCGCAGATCGAGCAGTATAAGCAGGGCATTTCAGATATTGCAAAACAGACAAGCTTTAACACGAAGCCGCTTCTGGATGGCACGTCGCAGAAGTACAATATCATGACGGATGCCACCGGCAACGGAATGAAGATTACGACTGCAGATGCCACATTACAGGCACTTGGGATTGCGGATTTTGATGTGACGAAAGATTTTGATCTGACGCAGGTGGATGATGCACTTGCCAGAGTGAGTGCAGGGCGCAGCGGTATGGGCGCACAGAGCAATGCACTGGAGTATGCATACCGCTACAGTACCAACACCAGGCTGAATGTAACGGCAGGAAAAAGCCGGCTCGAGGATCTGGATTACGGACAGGCGGTATCCGAACAGAAAAAGAAGCAGACCCTGCAGCAATATGCATTTTTTATGCAGAAAAAACAGATGGAACAGAGAACCCGCGCGGCGGCAAATTTTCTTGTCTCATAA
- a CDS encoding HD-GYP domain-containing protein, with translation MPCLRMSVNRLREGMMIKEDVFSKTGAVIVPDGAVVTKDVVALLTRHFVDSVMVEYPTGRKERPEQQEQSAPAKEQHLKEFQAEFSVAEQSISEELKDIVYRSKDVNISMLLEPLNGLLKKADDDTDLADMLLHMKKQQSGLYAHTINVALFGQLLARWSGCAEAEMEEVMAAGLLHDIGFLELWKDGQEQTEFLQEYETERYEKHVVSGYNLIKKMNIDQRIKQAVLTHHERVNGSGFPLQVMGDNINWISRILAVADTYDALTMRQGDKAGISAFEAIKKMEDEGYNRLDANYLMTFLKRIAETMIQRNVILNDGRMGRVVMINKYKLSCPLVQVGDTFVDLAKQSRYYIQEILEE, from the coding sequence ATGCCGTGTTTGAGGATGTCGGTCAACCGCCTGCGGGAGGGAATGATGATAAAAGAGGATGTGTTTTCAAAGACAGGGGCGGTGATTGTGCCGGACGGAGCGGTCGTCACGAAGGACGTCGTCGCGCTGCTGACCAGACATTTTGTGGACAGTGTGATGGTGGAATATCCGACGGGCAGGAAAGAACGCCCGGAACAGCAGGAACAGAGTGCGCCGGCGAAGGAACAGCATCTGAAAGAGTTCCAGGCAGAGTTCTCGGTTGCCGAACAGTCGATTTCGGAAGAACTGAAAGATATTGTATACCGGAGTAAGGATGTGAACATTTCCATGCTGCTGGAGCCGCTGAACGGACTGCTGAAAAAAGCAGATGATGATACAGATCTTGCGGACATGCTGCTTCATATGAAAAAACAGCAGTCAGGTCTGTACGCACATACCATTAACGTGGCGCTTTTTGGACAGCTTCTTGCACGGTGGAGCGGATGCGCCGAGGCGGAGATGGAGGAGGTCATGGCGGCGGGGCTGCTTCATGACATTGGATTTCTTGAACTCTGGAAGGACGGGCAGGAACAGACGGAATTTCTGCAAGAATACGAGACGGAACGATATGAGAAACATGTCGTGAGCGGATACAACCTTATTAAGAAGATGAACATAGACCAGCGGATTAAACAGGCGGTTCTGACGCACCACGAGCGCGTGAATGGAAGCGGGTTCCCACTGCAGGTAATGGGGGATAACATCAACTGGATTTCCAGAATTCTTGCGGTGGCAGATACTTACGATGCCCTTACGATGCGTCAGGGAGATAAAGCGGGCATCTCGGCATTTGAAGCGATCAAGAAGATGGAGGATGAGGGGTATAACCGTCTGGACGCCAACTATCTGATGACATTTCTGAAGCGGATTGCCGAGACGATGATCCAGCGCAACGTGATCCTGAATGATGGCAGGATGGGAAGAGTGGTCATGATTAACAAATATAAGCTGTCATGTCCGCTTGTGCAGGTGGGGGACACTTTTGTCGATCTCGCAAAACAAAGCCGGTATTACATTCAGGAGATACTTGAAGAGTAG
- the rplK gene encoding 50S ribosomal protein L11, whose amino-acid sequence MAKKVEGYIKLQIPAGKATPAPPVGPALGQHGVNIVEFTKQFNARTADQGDLIIPVVITVYADRSFSFVTKTPPAPVLIKKACNIKSGSSTPNKDKVATLSKAKLQEIAELKMPDLNAASLEAAMSMIAGTARSMGVNVEQ is encoded by the coding sequence ATGGCAAAGAAAGTAGAAGGATATATCAAATTGCAGATTCCTGCTGGCAAGGCTACACCAGCTCCTCCAGTCGGACCTGCACTTGGACAGCACGGTGTGAACATTGTTGAGTTTACAAAGCAGTTCAACGCCAGAACAGCGGATCAGGGCGATTTAATCATCCCTGTAGTAATCACTGTATACGCAGACAGAAGCTTCAGCTTCGTTACAAAGACTCCGCCTGCTCCGGTACTGATCAAGAAGGCTTGCAACATCAAGTCCGGTTCTTCCACACCGAACAAGGATAAGGTTGCAACTCTCTCCAAGGCAAAATTACAGGAGATCGCAGAGTTAAAGATGCCAGACTTAAACGCAGCATCCTTAGAGGCAGCTATGAGCATGATCGCAGGAACTGCAAGAAGTATGGGCGTTAACGTAGAGCAGTAA